In Priestia megaterium NBRC 15308 = ATCC 14581, the following proteins share a genomic window:
- the yjcZ gene encoding sporulation protein YjcZ produces MGYYGGYGYGCGYGGGGCGGGFALIIVLFILLIIIGASCFGGGWC; encoded by the coding sequence ATGGGATACTACGGAGGTTACGGATACGGTTGTGGTTATGGCGGCGGTGGCTGCGGCGGCGGTTTCGCTTTAATCATTGTACTTTTCATCTTATTAATCATCATCGGCGCTTCTTGCTTCGGCGGCGGCTGGTGCTAA